tgataaGGATAGAGTGGAGAGGAGTTTTAAGAAAGGTCAAGTTTGGGCTGtgtatgatgatgatgatggaatGCCTAGGCATTATGTTTTGATTGATGAAACTGTTTCGGTGAATCCTTTTGTGGTGAGGATAAGTTGGTTGGATTTTCAGAATAATGGGGATGGAAAGATTGTTAGTAGGGAGAAATTAGGGTTTGATATACCTTGTGGGAGATTTAAAGTTGCCAACAAGGCTTCCATAAGTTCGGTAAATGTGTTTTCTCATGTAGTGGATTGCGATCGGGTGGCGCGGGAGGTTTACAAAATTTATCCCAAGAAGGGCTCGGTTTGGGCGCTTTATAGCGAGGCGAATCGTGATTCAGGTGGAAGGCGATTTGCGGACGAGGGCAAGAGATGCTATGACATTGTTGTGTTTTTGACAAGTTATAGTGAGATGAATGGTGTGAGCATGGCATTTCTTGAGAAAGTTGATGGTTACAAGACAGTGTTCAAGAGACGAGAGACCGGGAGTCACGCAGTTAGATTTCTTGGGAAGGATGAGTTTTGGTTAATTTCTCATCAGATTCCGGCGCGGAAATTTCCTTGTGATGAGGCTCCTGAATTGTTGAAAGATTGTTGGGAGCTTGACCCGGCTTCGCTTCCTTCGGATTTACTTACTATTGGTGGCATAGATAATTGAGGTTAGGAAATCCTTTTGATGATGAAGCTCTAATTGTTGATCTTCAATTCCTTCATAGATACTTACACTATTAGGTGGctttattaaaaatttgaagaaattttGGTCCAATTAGAAGTATCATTTAAGTAAACCAAACTGTTTTTGCATATCTTGATTTTGTTGTATTTGCAGATCAAGAAAATGTACATCAATTAGTATTAGTATGCTATGCTCAATTACAGTTTAGAAGCCCGATTGTATTATATTGTATTCAAATTACGATTGAGGGAGCTTTGTGAAATAGTGTATGAGAATGCAAAGAAGGGTCCATGATCAATAgtcatgataattttataaatgtatttctTCAGAAGACTAATtgatgtttttgatttaattcattcattttttttatcgttCTATCATTCATTCATGATAATTTTATCTTTCAGTTGAAGTTGCTGCTACAACATCTCTTTTTATTATTCTATCATTCATGCTATACTACTGCTACATATGTGTAGTTTCTGTAGTTGTGGATTAACTTGTTCCAACTGATTTAGCAACCTTAGAATCTCTAGAAAATTTCTTATGATATCATAAATAATTCTCTATCTTTGaatattttagaatatctcAGATAAATTCTTTTGAGAATATTTTAGAATAGAGCTATTGCTGATGTTACTGTAAATCTGAAATGGTATACAgacatattttcttcaattttatttgacttatgctatattttcatcaattaattGTGAAACTTATTATCATATGCCAATCTTGTTAGTCTTTTTGGACCACCTATTATGGTATGGTGGTCCGTGCTATAAGTTGCATCTGCAAATATCATCAGTTTCTGCTTGTGATCATGTaacaataattcatttttatttttttttataatttataataatagttcATTAGTAATGGTGACATCCCTTTTGGTATGTAACTTGATCCAGTTTTAGTTTGGTAGGTGTCATTCTCATAGCTGGGACAAAGATTTGATTGATGTCAATTTGATAGAATCAAGGAAACCGAATATATATCTTTAAAAATTCAACTAGTTAAATTGACATTGTCTCAATTGTAAGAATGATGAGAACTACTTTTAAATAGGATCATTGATCGTTATTAgagtttcaaatgatttttaaataccAATCTATCGTAGATCTCATAGTGTTTGTGGATAGAAACACTTACTTGCATACAAGTTCATTTTTCAAACTGagatattaatatttcattcaGGTGATTTTTCACACCTTAATGGGAGTAGGTTGAATTCAGGTGATTTTTCACAAAAGGTGGCTGAATTCCATCATCAAACTTTGTTTTTGTTACTTTCTGCACTTGCATGGTTTCATATCGTTTGTAGTGCCAACAAGTTTAGAGTTGGATTTAGTTTCTTGAATTTGTGTGCCTCAACATTCACCATATTTCTaatcaatatattattatcCGAATATATTGCTTTTCTACTTTTGTAACGTTTACTCTACAAATGGTCAATGTTCCCTATTAAATTAGATTTGATATGACAAATGAATTGTCAAATGTAATCTTCATGTATGGAAATGATTGTTGTGGCGGAATAATTATCACTTATAAAAGTTCATAAAAAGTTGGACTCTTGGTAGCTTTTGCCAAGGATGATACCACCCTATAAGGAGGAGTTGGTTGTGAAGGAAATTTGTTTGTGCCTTGTATAATATTCTTTTGCTTTTTTTTCACAAGTCTCAACAATAACTACTAAAATGAGAATTGTTCTTTGCTTTTTGAACCTAATGGTAGCAAAATTAGTTATTTGGTTCTCATGAGATTCATTTTAAACTAGGCCAGAAGCTATATTAAACGAGGTTAAATAATTCGAATAAAATAAGGACTCTAAAAATAGTCTACAATTTCGATTCTATGCATGTTGTACGTTTACCAGCCTAGTTCCAAGAAATGTCATATCCAAATTTGCCATACCCAAGAAACAATTATGAATATGTTATAAAGTATATATCTaatattcaaaaagaaaatatggtgAAATTGTTTCGTATATAATGTTTTTGGAAAAGTAAGAAACCATGGTGGTATCGTGCATTTAAGTCTAAAGTTACTCTTTGGAGAGTTTAGTGAACTTACATTAGAAGTCTAATGAACACCAAAGCAAACatgcatatatattttaagttgtTTTTAAAGTATATAGGTTTTAAGTTGTGTTTATAAGTAATAatgaaaaatttgtaaaaaatagtttatcaacatgttttaaattattttcacaaatCTTTCCAACCACACTGACACGTACTTGTTCATAagtcataattaattaaattgatattgGTATTAGTGTCATTAAGATCATCCGTAAGACTTTGACGCTTTATGCAAGTTAACATAATGATGCTATTAAtcatttgaatattattttctttaacaataaatatttttattatttttcattaatcatTAGAGATGTCCTTAaagcttttttttattaaaaggtATAGAGGTCAAAATAAGATTATTTAATCTATCTTATCACATAGTAGATTGTGaagtgtttgaagtttgaaatttatttctatatacattattattaaaaggTAAATAAGtcaaaataagataatttaatCTACTTTGTCATGTAGTAGATTGCGaagtgtttgaagtttgaaatttaattatatatacattattattaaaaggtatataagtcaaaataaaatcatttaatctACCTTATCATATAATAGATTGTTAAGTATTTGAAGTTTGAAATTTAATTCTATacacataatttatataatttttcaacATGTTTGTGATATTAATGAGTTTTGTGAGAGTAATAATTCAATTCATTTCATTCAAAATCAACCTAGAAATAAAAAGTGGTGGTTAATATTTTGTGTGGAGATTAGTTGTAAGTATAGTTGCTCTTGCTAACCAGTGAACTATATCATCTCATAAAACTAACACTAttgtttgtaaataaattaagaagaagTTTGTAAGATTTCACGATAGCACCGAGTTcaaaaacttttgttttttgtcaataataaagAAACTCTTACATAATTAAGAGGTCACATTTTAAATTTGAGACATAATATTCAGTCTAATAATATCAGTTACTCAAGAGGTTAATGTAAACAATTAATAGTAAGGATGAAGATGACATGAACAATTAATAGTAAGGATGAAGATGACATGAACAATTAATAGTAAGGATGAAGATGACATGTAACTTAtcatttaaaagtaaataaacgATAAATAACTGTTACAACAAAGAATTGTCTTAGtttgaacaaaatttaaaatttcgtAGGTTacaatgaattaaatataaattttttataaacatgtttttaatattataaaaagataCTCCActaaaatttaagattttttaatttataataaaataaatataaaagaggaaaattaatttataagattaaaagtaatatttttattttataaaaaataaaattaaaatattgaaaattttattacaaagaAATACAATTAACTAACAAACAAAAAGAGGAAAATAAATAGGCAGATAATGACATTAATTGGCGTTAGTTTCTGACGCGGTGTTTCGGCCCGCAAATATTGAAGCATTATTTCAGAAATTCATGGCTTTTATTTCCGAAATTATCCCTGCCATTACGACCGAATTACGTTACGTGTTCACACACGTCTTCTCAAAACCGTTAGCTTCACCTTTTTATTGGACGATAATGCCCATCCAGTGATTCATATTTTACTCAACTCTTTCTTATTGCTAACTAGCCCTCCAACTTAATTGTTCCTTTTCATATTCTCCAACTTATTGAGCTGGCCTATATTCATTTCACAATTCACAAGCATGGTATATTCTACCACATAGtgtacatatatatatgtttatgatcataatattaaaaataatcatattggTTTAATTCTTACTAGCGAATAATAATCATATTGGTTTAATTGGTAAACCCCACCCCTATTCATCTCAACTATTCCACCCCACCCCTAAAATATTATAGAGAATGAGCTATGGGGTATGTccaataacaaaatatataattata
This region of Cicer arietinum cultivar CDC Frontier isolate Library 1 chromosome 8, Cicar.CDCFrontier_v2.0, whole genome shotgun sequence genomic DNA includes:
- the LOC101509254 gene encoding uncharacterized protein, which produces MVREKTQTFWTACSTCRVLHQFERKYLGHKLVCPGCNKSFKAIEAPQNDGSEEEDEEKDHTLGDFMLKKRNESKKKKNDEVGCAKGESFKSNDEVGGIVGRLRKRTRLVGEVLESSESKKVGTEEEETMTLAEFQSKVKRKVHKEKIKRLEIKKKDFVVKEKKNEGFVKRKGLRLEMDRDCNGEELEAIMAVVDSDFYDFDKDRVERSFKKGQVWAVYDDDDGMPRHYVLIDETVSVNPFVVRISWLDFQNNGDGKIVSREKLGFDIPCGRFKVANKASISSVNVFSHVVDCDRVAREVYKIYPKKGSVWALYSEANRDSGGRRFADEGKRCYDIVVFLTSYSEMNGVSMAFLEKVDGYKTVFKRRETGSHAVRFLGKDEFWLISHQIPARKFPCDEAPELLKDCWELDPASLPSDLLTIGGIDN